One part of the Pecten maximus chromosome 1, xPecMax1.1, whole genome shotgun sequence genome encodes these proteins:
- the LOC117345210 gene encoding uncharacterized protein LOC117345210 — protein MTLSSSSHSRSHSHSPKRPEGIKPSRGRSTSLAIEIEKRDRSSTPVRRPHSKSSPPVHVSSKQARSRASSTSSDEESSRQKVKGKEIAHQSPKTLRPAEAPTLSLVPQGENGACLADDSPKLIAPAEMDRIRSVSDTSSTSSGGSQIDIVLQDKGKEDKQSGKPPFAYNTPQGAEAEVSTASVEHASLARSDQQNKSTSDQLTKLAQIVQEHYKFSNEGGGQQKTSPSSSSSQSTETSGV, from the coding sequence ATGACTCTTTCCTCTAGCTCTCACAGCAGAAGCCACTCACATAGTCCAAAGAGACCAGAGGGGATCAAGCCAAGTCGAGGTCGATCTACTTCTCTCGCAATTGAGATTGAAAAACGTGATCGTAGCTCTACACCAGTCAGAAGACCACACAGTAAAAGTAGTCCACCTGTCCATGTGTCATCTAAGCAGGCAAGATCTCGCGCTTCATCAACTTCGTCTGATGAAGAATCCAGCAGACAAAAAGTGAAGGGGAAGGAGATTGCCCACCAGTCACCCAAGACACTGAGACCAGCTGAGGCACCTACACTGTCACTGGTTCCACAGGGAGAGAATGGTGCATGCCTAGCTGATGACTCTCCAAAGTTGATAGCACCTGCAGAAATGGACCGTATACGAAGCGTGAGTGACACGTCCAGCACCAGTAGTGGAGGCAGCCAGATTGACATTGTGTTGCAGGATAAGGGTAAAGAAGACAAGCAATCGGGGAAACCTCCATTTGCATACAATACACCACAGGGAGCAGAGGCCGAGGTGAGCACAGCTAGTGTAGAACATGCCAGTCTGGCCAGGTCTGACCAACAGAACAAATCTACATCTGACCAGCTCACAAAACTGGCCCAGATAGTTCAGGAGCACTACAAATTCTCAAATGAAGGAGGGGGACAGCAAAAGACATCGCCTTCCTCATCTAGTTCTCAGAGTACAGAGACCAGTGGGGTTTAA
- the LOC117335332 gene encoding suppressor of cytokine signaling 2-like, whose protein sequence is MSPVDQLFNQLSVSVVRMAGDSLPPPLHRPWLLDKPKDTVKLCEDTTVSSPPRPDRIIYYCERDFRVQEENLNNICGCGWYYANTTSEMAKDMLRKSDVGTFLLRDSVDPKFLYSLSIKTPRGATSIRITYTKGKFQLDCLEKLKNCLPKFDSTVALVDHYVRTSKGDSRRRNVNRFLESSGKKDMPVLLTNPRVNSVSSLQHLCRQTINRSLPNSVEQDYSYHNNQIDKIVMLPNGLRKFLKSYPYLN, encoded by the coding sequence ATGAGTCCAGTAGATCAACTCTTCAATCAGCTCAGCGTTTCAGTAGTCCGTATGGCAGGTGACTCACTGCCCCCTCCCTTACACCGGCCATGGTTGTTAGATAAACCGAAGGATACAGTAAAACTATGTGAGGATACGACGGTCAGTTCGCCCCCTCGGCCGGACAGgattatatattactgtgagCGGGATTTTCGAGTCCAGGAAGAAAATCTGAACAATATATGTGGATGTGGCTGGTACTATGCCAATACTACCAGCGAGATGGCCAAAGATATGTTACGTAAAAGTGATGTGGGGACCTTTCTTCTACGCGACAGTGTTGACCCGAAATTTCTTTACTCTCTTAGTATCAAAACTCCCAGGGGAGCTACTAGTATTCGAATAACTTATACCAAAGGAAAGTTTCAACTTGACTGTctagaaaaattaaaaaattgccTGCCAAAATTTGACTCTACAGTGGCCCTTGTTGATCATTATGTGAGGACAAGTAAAGGTGATTCGAGACGTAGAAACGTTAACAGGTTTTTAGAAAGTTCTGGAAAAAAAGATATGCCGGTGTTGTTGACTAACCCACGAGTGAACAGTGTATCTTCACTGCAACATCTGTGTAGGCAAACAATCAACCGGAGTTTGCCGAACAGTGTCGAACAAGACTATTCCTATCATAACAATCAGATAGACAAGATCGTTATGCTACCAAATGGTTTACGTAAATTTCTTAAAAGTTATCCTTATCTGAATTGA